Proteins from one Niallia circulans genomic window:
- a CDS encoding DegV family protein, whose protein sequence is MTYKILADSACDLPLSYYDDNDVILFPLKVNLENKEYEDLKTINPSSVYEAIRRGEVPKTSQVSPSLFKDVFTEMAHNGETGIYVAFSSQLSGTYQTAQMIYEQVQEEYPEFQLSIIDSKCASLGAGLAVQECVKQRQLGADIKEAEKQARFVCEHMEHLFTVEDLEYLAKGGRVSKASAFVGGLLQIKPLLHVEDGKLVPLEKIRGKKKLLRRMLDVMEERGVSLNTQTIAISHADDLATATELKEAIMERFHPIDVYISSIGAAVGSHTGAGTIALFFQNSK, encoded by the coding sequence GGTAAATTTGGAAAACAAAGAGTATGAAGACTTAAAAACAATCAATCCAAGCTCCGTATATGAAGCGATTCGCAGAGGAGAAGTACCAAAAACCTCACAGGTATCGCCGTCTTTGTTTAAGGATGTTTTCACAGAAATGGCGCATAATGGGGAAACCGGTATTTACGTTGCTTTTTCCTCCCAGCTTTCAGGTACTTACCAAACGGCACAAATGATTTATGAGCAAGTACAGGAGGAGTACCCTGAATTTCAGCTGTCCATTATCGACAGTAAATGTGCATCATTAGGTGCTGGCCTAGCTGTTCAGGAATGTGTTAAGCAACGGCAACTTGGTGCGGATATAAAAGAAGCCGAAAAGCAAGCACGCTTCGTATGCGAGCATATGGAGCATCTGTTCACTGTCGAAGACTTAGAGTACCTGGCTAAGGGCGGCCGTGTTTCCAAGGCGTCTGCTTTTGTTGGAGGCTTACTCCAAATTAAGCCGCTTCTTCATGTTGAGGACGGCAAGCTTGTACCGTTGGAAAAAATCCGCGGCAAAAAGAAGCTTCTGCGCCGTATGCTCGATGTAATGGAGGAGCGCGGGGTTAGTCTTAATACACAGACAATCGCTATCAGCCATGCCGATGATTTAGCGACAGCAACTGAACTGAAAGAAGCCATTATGGAACGTTTCCATCCGATTGATGTGTATATTTCCTCGATAGGAGCAGCAGTTGGTTCCCATACTGGTGCAGGAACAATTGCCTTGTTCTTTCAAAACAGCAAGTAA
- a CDS encoding DUF3941 domain-containing protein — MSNTSDANKKPKDNNAHLEHKNELREKNRKQGKHQYSKKTDHL, encoded by the coding sequence ATGTCAAATACTTCTGATGCTAATAAAAAACCAAAAGATAATAACGCACACTTGGAGCACAAGAATGAGCTTCGAGAAAAAAACCGCAAACAAGGTAAACATCAATACAGTAAAAAGACAGATCACCTATAA
- a CDS encoding S1 RNA-binding domain-containing protein: MALRDYIGRTEILTVAREASFGYFLTLEEEEEDVLLHFSETDQKFEIGDEIRVFIYTDSQGRACSSTNIPSISVGEYDWVKVADIKEGLGCFFDIGLKKDMLLGEDDLPVHEEVWPEVGDLLYITLRVDRNNLLYVKPATDPIIESISTEATRKDYNKNIHGHIYRTAKVGSWIYTAEGFKGFIHESERKIEPRLGEKVNGRIIDVKEDGTINVSLLPRKEEALDEDSKTVLAYLEQRKGQMPYTDKSMPDEIQERFGMSKGSFKRALGRLMKENKVYQENGWTHLKTEDK; encoded by the coding sequence ATGGCGTTAAGAGATTACATAGGTCGTACAGAAATACTGACGGTCGCAAGGGAAGCATCATTTGGCTATTTTCTGACTCTTGAAGAAGAAGAAGAAGACGTTCTGCTTCATTTTAGTGAGACAGATCAGAAATTTGAAATTGGGGATGAGATTCGTGTGTTTATTTATACGGATTCCCAAGGAAGAGCATGCTCAAGCACGAATATACCATCTATCTCTGTTGGAGAATATGATTGGGTGAAGGTAGCGGATATAAAAGAAGGGCTTGGCTGCTTTTTTGATATTGGTTTGAAAAAGGACATGCTTCTTGGCGAGGATGATTTACCTGTTCATGAAGAGGTGTGGCCAGAGGTTGGAGATTTGCTTTATATCACATTAAGGGTAGACCGCAATAATTTGCTTTATGTTAAGCCTGCGACAGACCCTATCATTGAAAGCATTTCGACTGAAGCTACTCGCAAAGACTATAACAAGAACATCCATGGGCATATTTACCGAACAGCAAAGGTAGGCAGCTGGATTTACACTGCTGAAGGCTTTAAAGGCTTCATTCATGAATCAGAGCGTAAAATCGAGCCACGCCTTGGTGAAAAGGTTAATGGCCGTATCATTGATGTGAAGGAAGATGGAACAATCAATGTTTCGCTACTGCCGCGCAAAGAAGAAGCGCTTGATGAGGATTCAAAAACAGTGCTTGCTTATTTAGAACAAAGAAAAGGCCAAATGCCATATACTGATAAAAGCATGCCAGATGAAATCCAAGAGAGATTCGGTATGAGTAAAGGCTCATTCAAGAGAGCCCTTGGCAGGTTAATGAAGGAAAATAAAGTCTACCAAGAAAATGGCTGGACACATTTGAAGACGGAAGACAAATAA
- a CDS encoding YajQ family cyclic di-GMP-binding protein, with amino-acid sequence MSKESSFDIVSKVDLAEVSNAVQIAMKEIQTRYDFKGSKSNITLEKEELVLLSDDEYKLEQLKDVLISKMFKRNIPIKNLDYGKIEGASGGTVRQRAKLVQGIDRDNAKIINTLIKNSGLKIKSQQQDDQIRVTAKSRDDLQKIIAAVKEAKLTIDVQFVNYR; translated from the coding sequence ATGTCTAAAGAAAGCTCATTTGACATTGTTTCAAAGGTAGATTTGGCAGAGGTGTCTAATGCTGTACAAATCGCAATGAAGGAAATCCAGACACGTTATGATTTTAAAGGCAGCAAAAGTAATATTACATTAGAAAAGGAAGAGCTTGTTCTTCTGTCAGACGATGAATATAAATTAGAGCAGCTTAAAGACGTTCTAATCAGCAAAATGTTCAAGCGTAATATTCCTATCAAAAACTTAGATTATGGCAAAATTGAAGGCGCATCTGGTGGGACTGTCCGCCAACGTGCAAAACTGGTACAAGGCATTGACAGAGATAATGCAAAAATTATCAATACGCTTATCAAAAACAGCGGCTTGAAAATTAAAAGCCAACAGCAGGATGACCAAATTCGCGTAACTGCAAAAAGCCGCGATGATCTGCAAAAAATTATCGCAGCGGTTAAAGAAGCAAAACTTACAATCGACGTACAGTTTGTGAATTATCGATAA
- a CDS encoding SDR family oxidoreductase yields the protein MSSNNQQENQTFPPQHQNQQPGIESEMNPLPTSVSPNYKGSGKLKGKTAIITGGDSGIGRSVAIYYAKEGANVAIVYLNEHDDAEKTKELVEAEGVKCITLAGDVGEEDFCQKVVAETINAFGSLNILVNNAAEQHPQDSLLDITATQLERTFRTNIFSMFFLTKAALPHLTSGDSIINTTSITAYKGNETLLDYSSTKGAITSFTRSLSQSLATQGIRVNGVAPGPIWTPLIPSTFDSEKVSQFGADTPFGRAGQPSELAPAYVYLASEDSTYVSGQVIHVNGGYVVNG from the coding sequence ATGAGTTCAAACAATCAACAGGAAAACCAAACGTTTCCCCCACAGCATCAAAACCAACAGCCAGGTATTGAAAGTGAAATGAATCCATTACCAACTAGTGTAAGTCCTAATTATAAAGGCTCTGGCAAGCTTAAAGGCAAGACTGCCATCATAACCGGCGGTGACAGTGGCATTGGCCGTTCCGTTGCAATCTATTATGCAAAAGAAGGAGCAAATGTTGCAATCGTGTACTTAAATGAACATGACGATGCGGAAAAAACGAAGGAATTAGTGGAAGCGGAAGGTGTTAAATGCATTACATTAGCAGGCGATGTCGGTGAAGAAGATTTTTGCCAAAAGGTTGTTGCCGAAACAATTAATGCCTTCGGTTCCTTGAATATTCTAGTGAATAATGCGGCAGAACAGCATCCTCAAGACAGCCTGCTTGATATAACTGCTACACAGTTGGAACGAACTTTCCGAACAAATATTTTCTCGATGTTCTTTTTAACAAAAGCAGCCCTGCCCCATCTAACTTCTGGTGACAGCATTATTAATACAACATCCATTACAGCGTATAAGGGGAATGAAACATTGCTCGATTATTCCTCAACAAAGGGTGCCATTACTTCCTTTACTCGCTCCTTATCCCAATCTTTAGCGACACAAGGAATTCGAGTTAACGGTGTTGCACCAGGTCCTATCTGGACACCGCTAATTCCATCGACCTTTGACAGTGAAAAGGTTTCCCAATTTGGTGCAGACACACCATTCGGACGTGCTGGTCAGCCAAGTGAACTAGCACCAGCATATGTGTATTTAGCAAGCGAGGATTCCACTTACGTCAGCGGTCAGGTTATCCATGTTAACGGAGGATATGTCGTTAACGGATAA
- a CDS encoding L-cystine transporter: MDIFLTVVNIVVLLVLLGILYYMQRKHVSFSKRVFTGLGLGVLFGIILQLIYEPTSDVVVQSNDWFSLIGSGYVKLLQMIVMPLVFISIISAFTRLKKASNIGKISGLVIGTLLITTAISAGIGIAAAVGFDLKAIDITSGDAEALRGQQLEETLTTVESTTIPQKVLEFLPANPFSDLTGARPTSTIAVVIFAAFVGVALLGIKRKNPEQAAFFEKIVDSVYTVIMRIVTLVLRLTPYGILALMAKTMAGSNLDAIVKLGKFVIASYVALIAMFIVHLIILAVLKLSPAKYVKKVLPVLSFAFTSRTSAGTLPLNIDAQKSKLGVSEAIANFSASFGVSIGQNGCAGIYPAMVAVMIAPTVGIDPLSPSFIISLILVVMLSSFGVAGVGGGATFATLIVLSTLNMPVALAGLLISVEPLIDMGRTALNVSGSMVSGVVASKALGELDKDTYNKDINLDSPSSSTAV, from the coding sequence TTGGACATATTTTTAACGGTTGTTAATATTGTCGTTTTATTAGTTTTACTTGGTATTTTATACTATATGCAAAGAAAACACGTATCCTTCTCAAAACGTGTTTTTACAGGGCTTGGCCTTGGTGTTTTATTCGGAATCATTCTCCAATTAATTTACGAGCCAACATCAGATGTAGTTGTTCAGTCAAATGACTGGTTCAGCCTGATTGGGAGCGGATATGTGAAGCTTCTGCAAATGATTGTTATGCCGTTAGTGTTTATTTCTATTATTTCTGCTTTCACTCGCTTGAAAAAAGCAAGCAATATTGGAAAAATCAGCGGTCTAGTTATCGGAACATTATTAATAACTACTGCTATCTCAGCAGGAATCGGGATTGCTGCTGCAGTCGGATTTGATTTAAAAGCCATTGACATAACTTCTGGTGATGCAGAAGCGCTTCGCGGTCAGCAGCTTGAAGAAACATTAACAACAGTGGAAAGCACAACAATTCCACAGAAGGTGCTTGAGTTCCTGCCAGCAAATCCATTCTCAGACTTGACTGGAGCTCGCCCAACTTCCACTATCGCTGTCGTAATCTTTGCGGCATTTGTTGGAGTAGCCTTGCTTGGTATTAAACGCAAAAATCCAGAGCAAGCGGCATTCTTCGAAAAAATCGTTGATTCTGTTTACACGGTTATCATGCGTATCGTTACATTAGTATTGCGCTTGACTCCATATGGAATTCTTGCATTAATGGCCAAAACAATGGCAGGCAGCAATCTTGATGCCATTGTTAAATTAGGTAAATTTGTAATCGCTTCTTATGTGGCACTTATTGCTATGTTTATTGTTCATTTAATCATTCTTGCTGTTCTGAAATTAAGTCCAGCTAAATATGTGAAGAAGGTACTTCCTGTCCTATCATTCGCATTTACATCACGTACTAGTGCAGGAACATTGCCATTGAATATTGATGCACAAAAATCCAAATTAGGTGTTTCAGAAGCAATCGCAAACTTCTCTGCTTCATTCGGTGTATCAATCGGCCAAAATGGCTGTGCAGGTATCTATCCTGCTATGGTAGCTGTTATGATCGCACCAACTGTTGGTATTGATCCATTGTCACCAAGCTTTATTATTTCCTTGATTCTTGTTGTAATGCTTAGCTCATTTGGCGTTGCAGGTGTTGGTGGTGGAGCAACATTTGCTACATTGATTGTTCTGTCTACACTTAACATGCCTGTTGCACTCGCTGGATTATTAATTTCTGTTGAACCACTAATCGACATGGGGCGAACTGCCTTGAACGTCAGCGGTTCGATGGTATCTGGTGTTGTTGCAAGTAAAGCATTAGGTGAACTAGATAAAGACACTTACAATAAAGATATTAACTTAGATTCTCCTTCTAGCAGCACTGCTGTATAA
- a CDS encoding glycoside hydrolase family 13 protein, translated as MIDLASIYHRTGDNYCYLYQDDIFHIRIRTKKGNVQAITLIYGDQYAFAEHRWQTFYLDMQRIGSDKLHDYWQVSIKDKQKRLRYGFIIKQGDEQITFTEKGFFPFIPEDPGYYFCFPYIHKTELFKPPSWVKETIWYQIFPERFRNGDPDRNPQETAVWGHDEPAISNYFGGDLQGIINSLDYLQDLGITGIYLTPIFYANSNHKYNTIDYLQIDPHFGDITLLKQLVHECHNRGMRVMLDAVFNHCGYLFPPFLDVLEKGDKSAYKDWFHIHKFPLKEGSAFHYETFGFYEEMPKLNTANEAVKDYLLNVAEYWIRECDIDGWRLDVANEVDHAFWREFRSRVKAIKPDCFILGEVWHDSMPWLRGEQFDSVMNYPLLSKSLQFFAYDMIEAKGFVEDMTSIIQAYPDNVNEVLFNIIGSHDTPRVFQETGFRLEKVKMLFTFLFTFPGTPCIYYGDEIGLDGGSDPGCRKCMEWDSDKQNQELKDYIKKLIEIRKTTSLLSGSSRFYFLKELENCIAYCHRKENEIMMTVINNNNHSVSYPLPFPLKGKKLTMPLTCQEYAAESHDLTVNLGAYESILLHFSV; from the coding sequence ATGATTGATTTGGCCTCCATCTATCATCGGACAGGAGATAATTATTGCTATCTTTATCAAGATGATATTTTCCACATTCGGATCCGGACAAAAAAAGGAAACGTGCAGGCCATCACCTTAATATACGGCGACCAATATGCTTTTGCTGAACACAGATGGCAAACCTTCTATCTTGACATGCAAAGAATAGGCTCTGACAAGCTGCATGATTATTGGCAAGTATCCATTAAGGATAAACAAAAACGGTTGCGCTACGGCTTTATTATAAAACAGGGAGATGAGCAAATTACCTTTACAGAAAAAGGCTTCTTTCCATTTATTCCTGAGGACCCTGGCTATTATTTTTGTTTCCCTTATATTCATAAAACAGAATTGTTTAAACCGCCAAGCTGGGTGAAAGAAACAATTTGGTATCAAATATTTCCTGAACGCTTCCGTAATGGCGATCCTGACAGAAATCCGCAGGAAACTGCTGTTTGGGGACACGATGAACCAGCAATTTCCAACTATTTTGGCGGGGATTTGCAAGGTATTATTAACTCTTTAGATTATCTGCAAGATTTAGGAATTACAGGCATTTACTTAACACCAATCTTCTACGCTAATTCCAATCATAAATATAATACAATTGACTATTTGCAAATCGACCCCCACTTCGGAGATATCACCCTGTTAAAACAGCTTGTCCATGAATGTCATAACAGGGGTATGCGTGTGATGCTGGATGCTGTTTTCAACCATTGCGGTTATCTGTTTCCTCCGTTTTTGGATGTGTTAGAAAAAGGAGACAAATCTGCCTATAAGGACTGGTTTCATATTCATAAATTTCCTTTGAAAGAAGGATCGGCTTTTCATTATGAGACATTCGGCTTCTATGAGGAGATGCCAAAGTTAAATACCGCGAACGAAGCTGTTAAAGATTATTTATTAAATGTTGCTGAATACTGGATAAGAGAATGTGATATCGACGGCTGGCGGCTCGATGTTGCCAATGAGGTTGACCATGCCTTTTGGCGAGAGTTCCGCTCCCGTGTTAAAGCAATAAAACCAGATTGCTTTATATTAGGAGAGGTATGGCATGATTCGATGCCATGGCTGCGGGGAGAGCAATTCGATTCTGTTATGAACTATCCTTTACTTTCGAAGTCGCTGCAATTTTTTGCTTATGACATGATCGAAGCGAAGGGCTTCGTTGAAGATATGACTTCCATTATTCAAGCATATCCAGACAATGTGAATGAGGTCCTCTTTAATATTATCGGCAGCCACGATACACCAAGAGTCTTCCAGGAAACTGGATTTAGACTAGAAAAAGTTAAAATGCTATTTACCTTTTTATTTACTTTTCCTGGAACCCCCTGCATATATTATGGAGATGAAATCGGACTTGATGGCGGGAGCGATCCTGGCTGCAGAAAATGCATGGAATGGGACAGCGATAAACAAAATCAAGAATTAAAGGATTACATAAAAAAACTAATCGAAATACGGAAAACTACGTCTTTGCTTTCAGGCAGCTCTAGATTTTATTTTCTGAAAGAACTTGAAAATTGTATTGCTTATTGTCACAGAAAAGAAAATGAGATAATGATGACGGTCATAAATAATAACAATCATAGTGTGAGCTACCCCCTTCCTTTTCCATTGAAAGGGAAAAAGTTGACAATGCCTTTGACCTGTCAGGAATATGCTGCTGAATCTCATGATTTAACCGTAAATCTCGGAGCATACGAAAGTATCCTCCTCCATTTTTCTGTATAG
- a CDS encoding DMT family transporter, with protein MEQTNGSKSIAIPLAISIIAISFSAIFVKWSDAPATILSMYRMWLAGILMLPMVYINRKEFKKLSKKDWLFLLFSGAFLALHFALWFGSLKLTTVASSTIILALQPLVSLLGGFLLYRERTTSAAIMTMGIAIIGAMMIGWGDIGLSKASLLGDLLSFLSVIAVVGYLLIGQSIVKKVSHWVYTSTVFLFAAMLLTIFNVASSEAFTGYPPKEWGIFLLLAIVPSLSHVINNWLLNYVNATTISMSILGEPVGATILAVLLLNERLTGSQIAGGLLVLAGVFYFLLQQQKPKSVQQQKTV; from the coding sequence GTGGAACAGACTAATGGATCTAAATCGATTGCCATCCCGCTGGCAATTTCAATAATAGCAATCTCCTTCTCTGCTATTTTCGTTAAGTGGTCAGATGCTCCAGCAACGATATTAAGCATGTACCGTATGTGGCTGGCAGGAATACTGATGCTTCCAATGGTGTACATAAACAGAAAGGAATTTAAGAAGCTTTCAAAAAAAGACTGGCTGTTTCTCCTGTTTTCCGGAGCCTTTCTAGCGCTTCATTTTGCTTTATGGTTCGGTTCCTTAAAGCTAACAACGGTTGCAAGCTCGACCATTATTTTGGCTCTTCAGCCGCTAGTGTCATTGTTAGGTGGATTTCTCCTTTATAGAGAGAGAACGACTTCAGCTGCCATTATGACGATGGGAATTGCCATCATTGGAGCAATGATGATTGGTTGGGGCGATATCGGATTAAGCAAAGCAAGCTTGCTGGGCGATCTTCTCTCCTTTCTAAGCGTAATAGCTGTTGTCGGCTATTTGCTGATTGGCCAGTCTATTGTGAAAAAGGTATCCCATTGGGTTTACACTTCCACTGTATTTTTATTCGCTGCCATGCTGCTGACGATTTTTAATGTAGCTTCTAGTGAAGCATTTACAGGCTACCCGCCAAAGGAATGGGGTATCTTCCTGCTGCTGGCAATCGTTCCGTCACTTAGTCATGTTATCAACAATTGGCTATTAAACTATGTAAATGCGACAACTATTTCGATGAGTATTTTAGGAGAACCTGTAGGGGCAACTATTCTTGCTGTGCTTCTCTTGAATGAAAGACTGACAGGTTCACAAATTGCCGGTGGACTCTTAGTACTAGCAGGTGTATTTTACTTCCTGCTTCAGCAACAAAAACCAAAGTCCGTTCAACAACAAAAAACTGTATAA
- a CDS encoding DNA alkylation repair protein encodes MEPLKNIYNLQFITSLEDVITIHYPAFDKSAFRTKLFEAEWEELALKERMRQITLSLAFVLPQDYKQAIAILRKCAPSFTGLGGIIFPDFVEQYGLEDWELSVETLAFLTEFSTSEFAVRPFLISDQERMLAQMEVWAESENEHVRRLASEGCRPRLPWGLAVPALKKDPSPVLVILEKLKEDESLYVRKSVANNLNDISRMNPDLAVAIAQRWYGDSQKTNWIVKHACRTLLKKGDPRVLQIFGYENSDSISLADFNVTPVKLSKGENIAFSFTLISGIETPHKVRVEYAIDYVKANGTRSRKVFHLSELEWKGRMQKSFSKSHSFKDLTTRRHYPGVHRIAVIVNGTEKAAFEFELV; translated from the coding sequence ATGGAGCCATTAAAAAATATTTATAATTTGCAGTTTATCACTAGTCTTGAGGATGTTATTACAATACATTATCCTGCATTTGATAAGAGCGCTTTTCGTACGAAATTGTTCGAGGCTGAGTGGGAGGAGTTAGCGCTAAAGGAAAGGATGCGCCAGATTACCTTGTCTCTCGCTTTTGTTTTGCCTCAGGATTATAAGCAGGCAATTGCAATCTTGCGCAAATGTGCTCCCTCCTTTACAGGGCTTGGAGGAATAATATTTCCTGATTTTGTGGAGCAATACGGACTGGAGGATTGGGAGCTTTCTGTTGAAACGCTTGCCTTCTTGACAGAATTTTCTACGTCAGAGTTTGCAGTCAGGCCTTTTCTTATCAGTGACCAGGAGAGAATGCTTGCACAAATGGAAGTGTGGGCTGAAAGTGAAAATGAGCATGTTCGCAGGCTCGCAAGTGAAGGCTGCCGTCCGAGGCTGCCCTGGGGGTTGGCAGTGCCTGCTCTTAAAAAAGATCCTTCTCCTGTTTTGGTTATATTGGAGAAGTTAAAAGAAGATGAATCACTATATGTCCGAAAGAGCGTTGCAAATAATCTAAATGACATTTCGCGAATGAATCCCGATTTGGCAGTGGCGATTGCACAAAGATGGTATGGTGACAGCCAAAAAACGAATTGGATTGTTAAGCATGCTTGCAGAACACTGCTGAAGAAGGGCGATCCTCGTGTATTGCAAATCTTTGGATATGAGAACAGTGACAGCATAAGCTTGGCGGACTTTAATGTAACGCCTGTAAAGCTGTCAAAGGGTGAGAATATCGCTTTTTCCTTTACGTTAATATCTGGTATAGAAACACCCCATAAAGTGCGAGTAGAATATGCCATAGATTACGTGAAGGCAAACGGCACCCGCAGCAGGAAGGTTTTTCACCTTTCTGAGCTGGAATGGAAGGGCAGGATGCAGAAATCATTCTCAAAAAGCCATTCCTTTAAAGACTTGACGACAAGAAGACATTATCCAGGTGTGCACCGTATTGCTGTCATCGTGAATGGAACAGAAAAGGCAGCATTTGAGTTTGAACTTGTATAA
- the asnB gene encoding asparagine synthase (glutamine-hydrolyzing), with protein sequence MCGITGWVDYRKDLRKEEKTLSVMAETLEKRGPDDTNVWSALHAGFGHKRLIVVDPLCGIQPMTKRAQELEYTICYNGELYNTEDIRKELLIKGYSFNGHSDTEVLLASYMEWGEDCLQYLNGIYAFAVWDEKRNSLFVARDRLGVKPLFYAEVGSSFLFASEIKAILAHPQVKAELDREGLAEVFALGPSHTPGTGIFRGIKELRPGHALKFSHDGLKIWRYWNVKSEQHEDTFDETVEKVRYLFTDAVTRQLVSDVPLSTFLSGGVDSSAITAIAAKEYGKSGKGPLHTYSIDYEGNDQFFKANEFQPNSDGVYIKKMTDTFGTIHHNCIITQETLAQYLHEAVTVRDLPGMADVDSSLLWFCREIKKDFVVSLSGECADEIFGGYPWFRREADLARGGFPWMRSIQERQGLLKKEWSSKLQLEDYMYDKYNQTIAETPKLEGESAEDAKRRELFYLNQIWFMTTLLERKDRMSMGASLEVRVPFADHRLVEYVWNVPWEMKNYKNREKGLLRKALEGILPDEVLYRKKSPYPKTHNPVYTKTVTDMLTGILAEKDSALYEFFDYNQLKEIINTGGAAFKEPWFGQLMTGPQLLAHLAQIHYWFKDYNINIVD encoded by the coding sequence ATGTGTGGAATCACAGGTTGGGTTGATTACAGAAAAGACCTGAGAAAAGAAGAAAAAACATTGTCTGTTATGGCAGAAACACTGGAAAAAAGAGGTCCAGATGACACGAATGTATGGAGCGCACTTCATGCAGGCTTTGGTCATAAACGGTTGATTGTTGTAGACCCTCTTTGCGGAATTCAGCCAATGACAAAGCGTGCACAGGAATTAGAGTATACGATTTGTTATAACGGTGAGTTGTACAATACAGAGGACATACGAAAAGAATTACTAATAAAAGGATATTCATTTAACGGCCATTCTGATACAGAAGTTTTATTGGCTTCTTATATGGAATGGGGAGAAGATTGCTTACAATACTTAAATGGAATTTATGCTTTTGCTGTTTGGGATGAAAAAAGAAACTCCCTGTTTGTAGCCAGAGACCGTCTTGGTGTTAAACCACTGTTTTATGCAGAGGTTGGCTCAAGCTTCTTATTTGCCTCAGAGATTAAGGCTATCCTTGCACATCCTCAAGTAAAGGCAGAATTAGACAGGGAGGGGTTGGCAGAAGTTTTTGCACTTGGGCCATCTCATACACCTGGAACAGGAATCTTTAGGGGCATTAAGGAATTACGACCAGGGCATGCATTAAAATTTTCGCATGATGGTTTAAAGATTTGGCGTTATTGGAATGTAAAAAGTGAACAGCATGAAGATACGTTTGATGAAACGGTTGAAAAGGTACGCTACCTATTTACGGATGCTGTCACAAGACAGCTCGTTTCAGACGTGCCGTTAAGCACCTTTCTTTCTGGAGGGGTGGATTCAAGTGCCATCACGGCAATTGCTGCAAAAGAATACGGAAAATCTGGCAAAGGCCCACTGCACACGTATTCGATTGATTATGAAGGCAATGATCAGTTCTTTAAAGCAAATGAATTCCAGCCTAATTCAGATGGCGTTTATATTAAGAAAATGACAGATACCTTTGGGACGATACATCATAACTGTATCATCACACAGGAAACGCTCGCCCAATATCTTCATGAAGCTGTGACAGTTCGTGATCTTCCGGGAATGGCAGATGTTGATTCTTCCTTGCTATGGTTTTGTCGTGAAATCAAAAAAGACTTTGTTGTAAGTCTGTCCGGTGAATGTGCTGATGAAATTTTCGGCGGATACCCATGGTTCAGGAGAGAAGCTGATCTTGCCAGAGGCGGATTTCCGTGGATGCGTTCTATTCAGGAAAGGCAAGGTCTTTTAAAGAAGGAATGGAGCAGCAAGCTGCAGCTTGAGGATTATATGTATGATAAGTATAACCAGACAATTGCTGAAACACCGAAATTGGAAGGTGAAAGTGCTGAAGATGCAAAAAGGAGAGAGCTGTTTTATTTGAATCAAATATGGTTCATGACAACTCTTTTAGAAAGAAAAGACCGGATGAGCATGGGGGCGAGCCTTGAAGTCCGGGTTCCGTTTGCAGACCACAGGTTAGTAGAGTATGTTTGGAACGTACCTTGGGAAATGAAGAATTATAAAAACAGGGAAAAGGGACTGCTCCGCAAAGCGCTTGAGGGAATTCTACCAGATGAAGTGCTGTATCGTAAGAAAAGTCCATATCCAAAGACACATAACCCTGTTTATACAAAAACAGTTACAGATATGCTGACAGGAATTCTGGCAGAGAAGGATTCAGCTTTATATGAATTCTTTGATTATAACCAACTAAAGGAAATCATCAATACAGGAGGAGCTGCTTTTAAAGAGCCTTGGTTCGGCCAGCTTATGACAGGGCCACAGCTTCTTGCCCATTTAGCGCAAATTCATTATTGGTTTAAAGACTATAATATTAATATTGTCGATTAA
- a CDS encoding DUF2777 domain-containing protein — MNNQQRLKLIEYQTRAFTQGTVEYISDQWIFFDDETEEATMLDEYIHQEVELFCFNKWRKGILLDEGRINSSGSTYGMCNEDKIRIRKHLVFSLERLLDEISDDSFYQFITTLNSMNFSIYDCIYCYNQLTFLRDDKRKNGVNMMIFDNQEGLCSVNHHFYYNEKITDRFEFTLNTGKRMIIEKLSS; from the coding sequence ATGAACAATCAGCAGAGATTAAAGCTTATTGAGTACCAAACCCGCGCCTTTACACAAGGAACTGTCGAATACATCAGTGACCAGTGGATTTTTTTCGACGATGAAACAGAAGAAGCAACCATGCTAGATGAATATATTCATCAAGAAGTGGAATTATTCTGCTTTAACAAATGGAGAAAAGGGATCCTTTTGGATGAAGGCAGAATTAACAGCTCCGGCTCCACTTATGGGATGTGTAATGAAGATAAAATCAGGATTAGAAAGCATCTTGTATTTTCATTGGAACGGCTGTTGGACGAAATCAGTGATGATAGCTTTTATCAGTTTATCACCACCCTGAATTCCATGAATTTTTCAATTTATGACTGTATATACTGTTATAACCAATTAACCTTCTTAAGAGATGATAAAAGAAAAAATGGTGTCAATATGATGATTTTTGACAATCAGGAAGGCTTATGCAGTGTTAATCATCACTTTTATTATAATGAAAAAATCACGGACAGATTTGAATTTACGTTAAACACCGGTAAAAGAATGATTATTGAAAAGCTTTCCTCTTAA